The Crocosphaera sp. UHCC 0190 genome has a window encoding:
- a CDS encoding response regulator encodes MNVMVVDDEQDITLLFKQKFRKEIKQKKLDFSFVFSAEDALTSLQENDNHLILILADINMPGMNGLELLKIIKQEYPQIKVFMITAYGDEINYQTALEYGADDYLTKPLQFEHLKEKIHHLI; translated from the coding sequence ATGAATGTGATGGTCGTTGATGATGAACAAGATATAACCCTCTTGTTTAAGCAAAAGTTTAGAAAAGAAATCAAACAAAAAAAACTTGATTTTTCTTTTGTATTTTCCGCAGAGGATGCCTTAACTTCTCTCCAGGAAAATGATAATCATTTAATTCTTATTTTGGCGGATATTAATATGCCAGGCATGAATGGGTTAGAGTTATTAAAGATTATTAAACAAGAGTATCCCCAAATTAAAGTATTTATGATCACGGCCTATGGGGATGAAATTAATTATCAAACTGCCCTCGAATATGGGGCAGATGATTATCTGACTAAACCTCTTCAATTTGAGCATTTGAAAGAGAAAATTCATCATTTAATTTAA
- a CDS encoding AAA-like domain-containing protein, with product MEVPKILVVDDESDLELLIRQKFRKKLRQKQVEFVFAHNGIEAIEKIQTHGDIDIVLTDIYMPEMDGLTLLSKLTEIDPIIKAIIISAYGDLDNIRAAMNRGAFDFLTKPIDFKDLEITTNKTLNHVQQMKAALAQEKAAREAQEQLLKDLTQEVNKRQKVEEALRLNEQQLTQFLAAVPVGIFIIDGQGYPYYANEQAQQIFGQQLLKNLNLEELHKIYQPYCLTTGKKYPIHDLPIFRALQGQNHTISDLEIRHENSRIPLEVLARPIYDQEGNIAYAIAAFQDITQRQQAEAERLHFIQELAQKNLDLQQTKEQLSQYSQTLEKNVKERTQELTETLEILKATQAELVIENALLRTEEKLSTYDYQVGGSLPMDAPTYVVRSADRYLYKALKSGEFCYILNARQMGKSSLRVQIMKRLQAEKFACAAIDLSEIGNRKLTIEQWYAGFIYMLISNLDLIDKIDFRNWWKAHDFLSPLQRLGEFIQTVVLKHISEKIIIFIDEIDSVLSLDFAIDDFFIFLRTCYNKRVDNPDYKRLTFALLGVVSPSQLLQDKQRTPFNIGQAIPLQGFQLHEAQPLLQGLKSKVSRPQAVLKSVLYWTNGQPFLTQKLCQLIRNSQEEIPENKESQWVEKLVRSQIIENWESQDEPEHLRTIRDRILQSPINRTELLKRYQNILQQPDCLTLDEEEERELILSGLVIKNNQCLTIHNPIYTEIFDKNWIERYL from the coding sequence ATGGAAGTTCCCAAAATTTTGGTTGTTGATGATGAATCCGATCTTGAATTATTAATCAGACAAAAATTCAGGAAAAAATTGCGTCAAAAACAGGTTGAGTTTGTCTTTGCTCATAATGGAATAGAAGCGATAGAAAAAATACAAACTCATGGGGACATTGATATTGTTCTCACGGATATTTATATGCCAGAAATGGATGGTTTAACACTTTTAAGTAAGCTCACAGAAATTGATCCAATTATCAAAGCGATTATTATCTCAGCTTATGGTGATCTTGATAATATTCGGGCAGCTATGAACCGAGGAGCTTTTGATTTTTTGACTAAACCAATTGATTTTAAAGATTTAGAAATTACCACGAATAAAACCCTTAATCATGTCCAGCAAATGAAAGCCGCTTTAGCACAAGAAAAAGCCGCTAGAGAGGCCCAAGAACAATTATTAAAAGATCTCACACAAGAAGTTAATAAACGTCAAAAAGTTGAAGAAGCTTTACGTCTCAATGAGCAACAATTGACCCAATTTTTAGCGGCTGTTCCCGTCGGAATTTTTATTATTGATGGTCAAGGTTATCCCTATTATGCGAATGAACAAGCACAACAAATATTCGGACAACAACTTCTCAAGAATTTAAACCTTGAAGAATTACACAAAATCTATCAACCTTATTGCTTAACGACAGGAAAAAAATATCCAATTCATGACCTGCCAATTTTTCGCGCTTTACAAGGACAAAATCATACTATTTCTGATCTAGAAATTCGTCATGAAAATAGCCGAATTCCCTTAGAAGTTTTGGCGAGGCCAATTTACGACCAAGAAGGAAATATTGCCTATGCGATCGCTGCTTTTCAAGATATTACTCAACGGCAACAAGCGGAGGCCGAACGACTTCATTTTATCCAAGAATTAGCGCAAAAAAATCTTGATTTACAACAAACAAAAGAGCAATTATCTCAATACAGTCAAACTTTAGAAAAAAACGTCAAAGAAAGGACTCAAGAACTAACAGAAACCTTAGAAATACTCAAAGCAACTCAAGCAGAATTAGTCATTGAAAATGCTTTATTAAGAACAGAAGAAAAGTTATCAACTTATGATTATCAAGTGGGGGGTAGTTTGCCGATGGATGCCCCGACTTATGTGGTTCGTTCGGCTGATCGTTATCTCTATAAAGCCTTAAAATCAGGAGAATTTTGTTATATTTTAAATGCACGACAAATGGGTAAATCTAGTTTAAGGGTGCAAATAATGAAACGATTACAAGCAGAAAAATTTGCTTGTGCTGCCATTGATTTATCAGAAATTGGCAATCGGAAACTTACCATAGAACAATGGTATGCAGGATTTATTTATATGTTAATTAGTAATTTAGATTTAATTGATAAAATTGATTTTAGAAATTGGTGGAAAGCTCATGATTTTTTATCTCCTCTCCAACGCTTAGGTGAATTTATACAAACGGTTGTTTTAAAACATATTTCTGAAAAAATTATTATTTTTATTGATGAAATTGACAGTGTTTTAAGTCTTGATTTTGCTATTGATGACTTTTTTATTTTTCTGAGAACCTGTTATAATAAAAGAGTAGATAATCCCGATTATAAACGTCTAACTTTTGCTTTGTTGGGGGTTGTAAGTCCATCTCAATTACTCCAAGATAAACAAAGAACACCCTTTAATATTGGTCAAGCTATTCCATTACAAGGGTTTCAACTTCATGAAGCACAACCTTTATTACAAGGTTTAAAATCAAAGGTAAGTCGTCCCCAAGCGGTTTTAAAATCGGTTTTATATTGGACGAATGGCCAACCCTTTTTAACTCAAAAGCTTTGTCAATTAATTCGTAATTCTCAGGAAGAAATTCCCGAAAACAAAGAAAGTCAATGGGTAGAAAAATTAGTGCGATCGCAAATTATAGAAAATTGGGAATCTCAAGATGAACCCGAACATTTAAGAACCATTCGTGACCGAATTTTACAAAGTCCTATAAATCGTACTGAATTATTAAAACGCTATCAAAATATTTTACAGCAACCAGACTGTTTAACCTTGGATGAAGAAGAAGAAAGAGAATTAATTTTATCGGGTTTAGTGATTAAAAATAACCAATGTCTGACTATTCATAACCCTATTTATACAGAAATTTTTGATAAGAATTGGATTGAGAGATATTTATAA
- a CDS encoding UDP-sulfoquinovose synthase — protein MKVLVIGGDGYCGWATALHLSNKGYEVGILDNLSRRYWDSQLGVDTLTPIAPIQKRIQRWQGLTGKTIDLFVGDITDYSFLSQALHEFEPGAIVHFGEQRSAPYSMIDREHAVFTQVNNVVGTLNILYAMKEDFPDCHLVKLGTMGEYGTPNIDIEEGYITIEHNGRTDTLPYPKQPGSFYHLSKVHDSHNIHFACKIWGLRATDLNQGVVYGVLTEETGMDEMLINRLDYDGVFGTALNRFCIQAAIGHPLTVYGKGGQTRGFLDIRDTVRCVELAIANPADTGQFRVFNQFTELFSIGDLALMVKKAGNSLGLNVDINHLENPRVELEEHYFNAKNTKLLDLGLQPHYLSDSLLDSLLNFATKYIERVDKEQILPQVSWRRK, from the coding sequence ATGAAAGTTCTGGTTATTGGCGGTGACGGTTATTGCGGTTGGGCAACCGCCCTACATCTTTCCAACAAAGGCTATGAAGTTGGTATTCTCGACAATTTGAGTCGGCGATATTGGGACTCACAATTAGGGGTAGATACTTTAACGCCCATTGCCCCCATTCAGAAGCGCATTCAACGTTGGCAAGGTTTAACAGGGAAAACCATTGATCTGTTTGTGGGAGATATTACAGACTATAGCTTCTTAAGTCAAGCGTTACATGAGTTTGAGCCTGGGGCCATCGTCCATTTTGGGGAACAACGTTCCGCTCCCTATTCCATGATAGACAGAGAACACGCAGTTTTTACCCAGGTAAATAATGTGGTAGGGACGCTGAATATTCTCTACGCCATGAAAGAAGATTTTCCCGACTGTCACCTGGTTAAACTGGGAACCATGGGAGAATATGGGACTCCCAATATTGATATTGAAGAAGGGTATATTACCATTGAACACAATGGACGGACAGATACCTTACCCTATCCCAAACAGCCTGGCAGTTTCTATCATTTAAGTAAGGTACATGATAGTCATAATATCCATTTTGCTTGTAAAATTTGGGGACTCCGGGCCACTGATTTAAACCAAGGGGTGGTTTATGGGGTGTTAACGGAAGAAACGGGCATGGATGAAATGCTAATTAACCGTCTCGACTATGATGGGGTATTTGGCACAGCTTTAAACCGTTTCTGTATTCAAGCAGCGATTGGTCATCCTTTAACAGTTTATGGTAAAGGTGGCCAAACCAGAGGATTTTTAGATATTCGGGATACAGTGCGCTGTGTGGAATTAGCGATCGCAAACCCTGCTGATACCGGACAATTCCGCGTCTTTAACCAGTTTACTGAATTATTCAGTATTGGGGATTTAGCCTTGATGGTGAAGAAAGCGGGTAACTCTTTAGGATTAAATGTAGACATTAATCACTTAGAAAATCCCAGAGTTGAGTTAGAAGAACACTATTTCAACGCTAAGAATACTAAGTTATTAGACTTAGGGTTACAACCTCATTATCTCTCTGATTCTCTCCTTGATTCTTTGTTGAATTTTGCGACAAAATATATTGAGCGAGTGGATAAAGAACAGATTTTACCCCAAGTTTCTTGGCGGAGAAAGTGA
- a CDS encoding DUF423 domain-containing protein: protein MVRIFLLIGSVLAGLSVAGGAFASHALKDTLSDRALEIFETGTKYQMYHALALLLVALFLTRLETPPMTMISAGYAFIIGILIFSGSLYALSLTGIKWLGAVTPIGGAAFLIGWGSLAIAAWSMK, encoded by the coding sequence ATGGTGAGAATTTTTCTCTTAATAGGATCAGTTTTAGCAGGTTTATCCGTTGCGGGGGGAGCCTTTGCTAGTCATGCTTTAAAAGATACATTAAGCGATCGCGCTTTAGAAATCTTTGAGACAGGGACAAAATATCAGATGTATCATGCCCTAGCCTTACTATTAGTTGCCCTATTTTTAACCCGCTTAGAAACCCCACCAATGACCATGATCAGTGCCGGATATGCCTTTATTATCGGTATTTTGATCTTTTCTGGCAGTCTTTACGCCCTCAGTTTAACAGGGATAAAATGGTTAGGAGCCGTTACTCCCATTGGTGGAGCGGCCTTTCTCATTGGTTGGGGAAGTTTGGCGATCGCCGCTTGGAGCATGAAATAA
- a CDS encoding phytanoyl-CoA dioxygenase family protein: protein MITTKDNITQIIETNGYVIVKNILSANEIKRLRETVRNYFLLQGVPFASGLTQPNAAVQVPDVNWIFYHPKILAVMSELLGQNNIMFTSHCDIHSRTLSAWHKDDGLTVMEGGYFGYPTYNEEACKVYKVAIYLQDHDNNKGGLTVRKGSHELPKIDDGEEFYIPTKAGDIIVFDVRLTHTGQRDIIPYPSWQKPNQLLQKALNKIFKIPPDQSKKHLKNIYDKLFGERLSIFFTYGLPNEYTKSFAMNNMKRQLEQSKNTNIFLSPESRQQFINNNVILAEDYFSDLVNET from the coding sequence ATGATAACAACAAAAGACAATATCACCCAAATCATTGAAACTAACGGTTATGTAATTGTTAAAAATATTCTTTCTGCAAATGAAATAAAAAGACTAAGAGAAACTGTTAGAAATTATTTTCTGCTTCAAGGTGTACCCTTTGCTTCTGGTTTAACACAACCGAATGCTGCTGTTCAAGTTCCTGATGTTAACTGGATATTTTATCATCCTAAAATTTTAGCAGTAATGAGTGAATTACTGGGTCAAAATAATATTATGTTTACCAGTCATTGTGACATTCATAGTCGAACTTTATCAGCATGGCATAAAGATGATGGTCTGACGGTGATGGAAGGAGGATACTTTGGTTATCCTACCTATAATGAAGAAGCTTGTAAAGTGTATAAAGTAGCTATATATTTACAAGATCATGATAATAATAAAGGAGGATTAACAGTTAGAAAAGGTTCTCATGAATTGCCTAAAATTGATGATGGAGAAGAATTTTATATACCGACAAAAGCTGGAGATATTATTGTTTTTGATGTGAGATTAACTCATACAGGCCAACGAGATATTATTCCTTATCCCTCTTGGCAAAAACCCAATCAATTATTACAAAAAGCCCTTAATAAAATATTTAAAATTCCTCCTGATCAATCTAAAAAACATCTTAAAAATATCTATGACAAGCTATTTGGTGAAAGATTATCTATTTTCTTTACCTATGGATTACCTAATGAATATACGAAGTCTTTTGCTATGAATAATATGAAAAGACAATTAGAACAAAGTAAAAATACAAATATCTTTCTGTCTCCTGAATCTCGACAACAGTTTATCAATAATAATGTTATTCTGGCAGAAGATTATTTTTCTGATTTAGTCAATGAAACTTAA
- a CDS encoding glycosyltransferase family 4 protein, translating to MNDIRQSVKPKYLLISHHPKDRSISPCTTVYNVFLSPKAVYPYADYIFVHSSPKQFKQELREKTENQNVTLLFNGCCSLLSDNAIYALKYAKKNNLSVIIYWHEMAWQLNQHFASFTDQQWEKINQMLQESYVKHWVPFSQAKQLIMYIFKRNYEDVLIVTEAIDLDDYIPKNQSNLSNNIKLLGSGSVANIETCFRKGTDYFCKICQELSQNSSDLNFDGYWFGASEEEVSKFSLDIPDNCHFLGFVDNLPTQFPDYDIFLLTSRDDPSPIVAFEALACNLPVFCFDSVGTREMLPPEFVASDIDMMINNIINYCYHQEKYSPNFFRKIAEDYAPQKFLERIDRKHNLITIDQNKYFKKYSEQKEIKIKQDALKNEHSFIRKIARRMKNYLRKS from the coding sequence ATGAATGATATTCGTCAATCAGTCAAACCTAAATATTTACTGATTTCTCATCATCCCAAAGATAGAAGTATTAGTCCCTGTACGACAGTTTATAATGTTTTTCTTAGTCCTAAAGCTGTTTATCCCTATGCAGACTATATATTTGTTCATTCATCTCCAAAACAATTTAAACAGGAGTTAAGGGAAAAAACTGAAAATCAAAATGTAACTTTATTATTTAATGGATGTTGTTCTTTATTAAGTGATAATGCAATTTATGCCTTAAAGTATGCAAAAAAAAATAATCTATCAGTTATTATCTATTGGCATGAAATGGCTTGGCAACTTAATCAGCATTTTGCTAGTTTTACAGATCAGCAATGGGAAAAAATCAATCAAATGCTCCAAGAAAGCTATGTTAAGCATTGGGTTCCTTTCTCTCAAGCAAAACAGCTAATTATGTACATTTTTAAAAGAAACTATGAAGATGTTCTGATTGTAACTGAAGCTATTGATCTAGATGATTATATTCCAAAAAATCAATCAAATCTGTCAAATAATATTAAGCTATTGGGTTCGGGAAGTGTTGCAAATATAGAGACTTGTTTTAGAAAAGGAACTGATTATTTTTGTAAAATATGTCAAGAATTATCTCAAAATAGTAGTGACTTAAATTTTGATGGTTATTGGTTTGGAGCATCAGAGGAAGAAGTGAGTAAATTCTCTCTTGATATTCCAGATAATTGCCATTTTCTGGGTTTTGTAGATAACTTACCAACTCAATTTCCTGATTATGATATCTTTTTATTAACCAGTCGTGACGATCCCTCTCCTATTGTTGCATTTGAAGCTTTAGCTTGTAATTTACCTGTATTTTGTTTTGATAGCGTTGGCACCAGAGAAATGCTACCCCCGGAATTTGTTGCCTCTGATATAGACATGATGATTAATAACATTATTAATTATTGCTATCATCAAGAAAAATATTCGCCAAATTTTTTTAGGAAAATAGCAGAAGACTATGCTCCTCAAAAATTTCTTGAACGGATAGATAGAAAGCATAACTTAATTACAATTGATCAAAATAAATATTTTAAAAAATATTCTGAACAAAAAGAGATAAAAATAAAACAAGATGCCTTAAAAAATGAACATTCATTTATTAGAAAAATAGCAAGAAGAATGAAAAATTATCTTAGGAAAAGCTGA
- a CDS encoding glycosyltransferase family 4 protein — MNHKILWLRRRFGWMGNHSGYDQLCDYMSKILPSETYQSVWQNPGQPHNQLLRSIVKSMGKKAKASPMYALDSTAAEVKVLLKSLQWHPDLIHITYVENQLGILPNWREKLSCKIIGTSHQPAGWWRLVHKHPKSIANLDALIVVGSREVAYFEQYLPERVFFVPHGVDTEFFCPLEDSVNKKDSIRCIFSGKHLRDLETLAIVIDKVISKNSDIHFDIIMPQDRRSASDALLIRMARHEQVHWYGGVSDTHLRKLYQRATMLVLPILDCTANNALVEAISCGLPVISNDVGGLQDYTREDFAELLPVGDIDGFVRAILTLAENHEEQLRRSNAARDFAENYLNWTHIAKKTLEIYNKVIT; from the coding sequence ATGAATCATAAAATTCTGTGGCTAAGGCGACGTTTTGGCTGGATGGGTAATCATAGCGGTTACGATCAGTTGTGTGACTATATGTCAAAAATTTTGCCATCTGAAACCTATCAAAGTGTTTGGCAAAACCCTGGACAACCTCATAATCAATTGTTACGCTCAATAGTAAAAAGCATGGGGAAAAAAGCGAAAGCTAGTCCTATGTACGCTTTAGATAGTACAGCAGCAGAGGTCAAAGTTTTATTAAAAAGTTTACAATGGCATCCTGATTTAATCCATATTACTTATGTAGAAAATCAACTGGGAATCTTACCCAATTGGCGAGAAAAATTATCCTGTAAAATTATTGGGACATCCCATCAACCCGCAGGATGGTGGCGTTTAGTCCATAAACATCCTAAAAGTATTGCTAATTTAGACGCATTAATTGTAGTTGGTAGTCGAGAAGTTGCTTATTTTGAACAATATTTACCTGAGCGAGTATTTTTTGTTCCTCATGGTGTAGATACAGAGTTCTTTTGTCCCTTAGAAGATTCTGTTAATAAAAAAGACTCTATTCGCTGTATTTTTTCTGGTAAACATCTTCGGGATTTAGAAACTTTAGCGATTGTTATTGATAAAGTTATTAGCAAAAATTCAGACATTCATTTTGATATTATCATGCCTCAAGATAGACGTAGTGCGAGCGACGCTTTATTAATTAGGATGGCTCGTCATGAACAGGTACACTGGTATGGTGGAGTTTCAGATACACATCTTAGGAAACTTTATCAAAGAGCAACAATGTTGGTCTTACCGATATTAGATTGTACCGCTAATAATGCTTTGGTAGAAGCAATATCCTGTGGTCTTCCTGTCATTTCCAATGATGTTGGAGGGTTACAAGATTATACAAGGGAAGACTTTGCTGAATTATTACCTGTTGGGGATATAGATGGATTTGTGAGGGCGATTTTAACCCTGGCAGAAAATCACGAAGAACAACTTAGAAGAAGCAACGCGGCACGAGACTTTGCTGAGAATTATCTTAATTGGACACACATAGCCAAAAAGACACTAGAAATATATAATAAAGTCATTACTTAG
- a CDS encoding polysaccharide pyruvyl transferase family protein, with protein MKVVITGITGMRNRGVEAIIVPTIQELRKRQPDININLLTRSPDYDQIRLESYDVKLHLESQHLGTQTPPQSRKKVLLSKIFPGYKLPKIQPIPTSPLIRKADAIIASGGDIFSPEYPIAPHLKPLKLALDVGTPVMFLAQSISPYKKDEDAEEWLEVARHAKLITVREQLTYNYLTKDLGLSTELVKLTADPAFLLSPAPQEQINNLLKGYGISGERPLVALGTSQGICSYTSSGLDYEKHITSWQKVIEMIINELGAEVILIPHVQEIRAGNDDRILATKLLRALDYSPRVHLAGCDHTASEFKGLIAQCELVISERTHAAIAGLSSGVCTVAVGYSIKSKGISAELIGEDKFEEGLLISVQDFLNPELACQAVRNSWKQRDEIKTRIKERLPEIKERASKNFDLLIS; from the coding sequence TTGAAAGTTGTAATCACTGGCATCACAGGAATGCGTAATCGAGGAGTAGAGGCTATTATTGTGCCTACTATTCAAGAATTACGAAAACGTCAACCAGATATCAACATTAACCTGTTAACCAGAAGCCCAGATTACGATCAAATTCGGCTAGAATCCTATGATGTTAAGCTGCATTTAGAAAGCCAACATCTAGGAACCCAAACCCCACCACAAAGTCGCAAAAAAGTGCTGCTTTCTAAGATTTTTCCTGGCTATAAATTGCCAAAAATTCAACCTATTCCTACCTCCCCCTTAATTCGTAAAGCTGATGCTATAATTGCTTCTGGGGGAGACATTTTTAGTCCTGAATATCCTATAGCTCCCCATCTAAAACCCCTAAAATTAGCCTTAGATGTGGGAACTCCTGTAATGTTTTTAGCTCAGTCTATTAGCCCTTATAAGAAGGATGAAGATGCTGAGGAATGGTTAGAAGTTGCCCGTCATGCTAAACTAATTACGGTTCGTGAGCAATTAACGTATAACTATTTAACCAAAGATTTAGGCTTGTCTACAGAGTTAGTTAAATTGACAGCAGATCCCGCCTTTTTGTTGTCACCCGCACCTCAAGAGCAGATTAATAACCTATTAAAAGGTTATGGTATTTCGGGGGAACGCCCCTTAGTTGCTCTTGGTACTAGCCAGGGAATTTGTAGTTATACTTCATCGGGTTTAGATTATGAAAAACATATAACTTCTTGGCAAAAAGTTATTGAGATGATTATCAATGAACTTGGGGCAGAGGTAATATTGATTCCCCATGTACAGGAAATAAGAGCCGGAAATGATGATAGAATTTTAGCGACTAAATTACTGAGAGCATTAGACTATAGTCCTAGAGTTCACTTAGCAGGATGTGATCATACAGCTTCAGAATTCAAAGGATTAATTGCTCAATGTGAGTTGGTAATTTCAGAAAGAACCCATGCTGCGATCGCTGGTTTATCTAGTGGTGTTTGTACGGTAGCTGTGGGTTACTCAATTAAGTCCAAAGGCATTTCTGCGGAATTAATTGGGGAAGATAAATTTGAGGAAGGGTTATTGATTTCTGTGCAAGACTTTTTAAATCCTGAACTTGCTTGTCAAGCTGTCCGAAATTCTTGGAAACAAAGAGATGAAATTAAGACAAGAATTAAAGAGAGATTACCAGAAATTAAAGAAAGGGCCTCGAAAAATTTTGATTTACTAATTAGTTAG
- a CDS encoding Coenzyme F420 hydrogenase/dehydrogenase, beta subunit C-terminal domain — MLLDNGNSDLEQLFDKVVDGGYCIGCGACASINNPQIQIKMNKYEQLQATLIDSEATDQSSPDISVQTICPFSDKSLNEDQLGQELFSQDCKYDEKLGYYLETYAGYVNEGDYRHYGSSGGMGSWIISQLLSKNLVDGVIHVKENAASSEDKRLFKYDLSTTLEDIQKGAKSRYYPVEMSEVIKIIREKPARYAIVGIPCFIKSIRLLVRQDPVIAERIKFCIGLVCGHLKSTAFAKMFAWQCGIEPDNLLSIDFRKKLLDAEANKYGVEVTGIKNGEVVTIARPVQDFSVGGFLGDWGMGFFKYKACDYCDDVVGETADISIGDAWLPQYVKDSQGTNIVIVRHPILYNLIEAGKESGELKLDCLSPEQVLQSQAAGFRHRHDGLAYRLHLADKQGTWRPNKRIKPQENHLDEKEQKRFYLRTIMAEESHLAFQEAYQKDDISIFEKRMMPIVEEYKSLVAPPKSQKAQVTFKEPLWKRVLKRIKGQLTKLFKS, encoded by the coding sequence ATGCTTTTAGATAACGGTAATTCAGATTTAGAACAATTGTTCGATAAAGTAGTAGATGGAGGATATTGTATTGGTTGTGGGGCTTGTGCTTCAATCAATAATCCACAAATTCAAATCAAAATGAATAAATATGAGCAATTGCAAGCTACCTTAATTGATTCTGAAGCTACTGATCAATCTTCTCCCGATATTTCAGTACAAACTATTTGCCCTTTTTCAGATAAAAGTCTTAATGAAGATCAATTAGGGCAAGAATTATTTAGTCAGGACTGTAAATATGATGAAAAGCTAGGATATTATTTAGAAACTTATGCCGGATATGTTAATGAAGGTGATTATCGTCATTATGGCAGTTCTGGTGGTATGGGAAGCTGGATCATATCACAGTTATTAAGTAAAAATTTGGTGGATGGGGTAATTCATGTCAAAGAAAATGCTGCTAGTTCAGAAGATAAAAGGCTATTCAAATATGATTTATCCACAACATTAGAAGATATACAAAAAGGAGCAAAATCGAGATATTATCCGGTGGAAATGTCGGAAGTTATTAAAATAATTCGAGAAAAACCCGCCCGCTATGCTATTGTGGGGATTCCTTGTTTTATTAAATCTATTCGTTTATTAGTGCGTCAAGATCCTGTGATCGCGGAGCGGATTAAGTTTTGTATTGGTTTAGTTTGCGGACATCTCAAAAGTACCGCTTTTGCTAAAATGTTTGCTTGGCAATGTGGAATTGAACCCGATAATTTACTGTCTATAGATTTTCGTAAAAAATTATTAGATGCTGAGGCTAACAAATATGGAGTTGAAGTGACTGGGATAAAAAACGGTGAAGTTGTTACCATTGCTCGTCCTGTTCAAGATTTTTCGGTTGGGGGTTTTCTTGGAGATTGGGGGATGGGATTTTTTAAATATAAAGCTTGTGATTATTGTGATGATGTAGTAGGTGAAACCGCCGATATTAGTATTGGTGACGCTTGGCTACCTCAATATGTAAAAGATAGCCAAGGAACAAATATTGTGATTGTCCGCCACCCTATTTTGTACAATTTAATCGAGGCGGGAAAAGAATCTGGCGAACTAAAACTAGATTGTTTATCTCCAGAACAAGTATTGCAATCTCAAGCTGCAGGGTTTCGACATCGCCATGATGGTTTAGCCTATCGGTTGCATTTAGCTGATAAACAGGGAACTTGGCGACCTAATAAACGAATTAAACCGCAAGAGAATCATCTTGATGAAAAAGAACAAAAACGATTCTATTTAAGGACTATTATGGCGGAAGAAAGCCATTTAGCTTTTCAAGAAGCATATCAAAAAGATGATATTTCTATATTTGAAAAACGAATGATGCCGATTGTTGAGGAATATAAAAGCTTAGTCGCTCCTCCTAAAAGTCAAAAAGCTCAAGTCACTTTTAAAGAACCTTTATGGAAACGAGTTTTGAAACGAATAAAAGGGCAATTGACTAAACTTTTTAAATCATGA